Proteins encoded within one genomic window of Mesobacillus subterraneus:
- a CDS encoding cell wall-binding repeat-containing protein has translation MFKARYFVTALLLSMVSLVLFASHSYASPYYERISGAGRIETSVEISMAGWETADNVILARADNPADALSSASLSGVADAPILLTSPNFISDVVLDEIDRLGATTIYILGGKGAISPVIEEELDSYGFNVIRLGGSTRFDTAALINKEAGTSLGTKAIVVNGYAVADALSASSNSAINQIPIYLSKTASLPVNLPSNIKEVTIYGGTGVVGTQVEDLLRKQGKKVTRIAGDDRYLTNIAAADPTLADNVIIVRGTSTSKTSEQYPDAVAGAGLSHKLGANIILSHPTSVKPDVQEYFMNNRYLGYFILGGEGAVSSETVMDLTFHPDAKVLRTFDHNIIASVMDPNRPVLYSLSDDDNSIRSYNLTTGEEKAIPLNAAPEQLYVENNKIYVSIVHGPHDSDNFGEQSGEIAIINAEQFKLEKTFEIALDPYDLVVDKHGFIYVSSGSAQWTEIKSYSSVTGEEISSKSIRQQSFLEMNPNQTKVYAINTDVSPRDISEYYISNGMITGSKDSPYHGDYDLGSFNDFSDIKASPDGKYLFNNYSHVFKGNLEYSAELEVPYNDIAFDLGQNRFYTGIGGYVFRHTYSDFLVDKYYLANGEVLYMYQKDGQIYLLSVVNVGLLEKFALEKIDLAKGTDLISEQQSFQSLSQNTLLDNLKEKSNLK, from the coding sequence TTGTTTAAAGCTCGTTATTTTGTAACTGCATTACTGCTTTCTATGGTCAGCTTAGTTCTTTTCGCATCACATTCTTACGCATCTCCTTATTATGAAAGGATTTCCGGTGCTGGTAGAATTGAAACTTCTGTCGAGATTTCAATGGCTGGTTGGGAAACAGCAGACAATGTTATCCTGGCACGCGCTGATAATCCGGCTGATGCTTTGTCGTCAGCTTCTCTTTCAGGTGTTGCTGATGCTCCAATTTTGTTGACATCCCCTAACTTCATTTCCGATGTTGTACTTGATGAAATCGATCGTTTAGGAGCCACAACTATTTACATTCTTGGCGGCAAGGGAGCAATCAGTCCAGTTATTGAGGAAGAACTGGATTCTTATGGTTTTAATGTTATTAGACTTGGAGGCAGCACACGTTTTGATACTGCTGCTTTAATTAATAAAGAAGCGGGAACTTCTTTGGGGACAAAAGCGATTGTCGTTAACGGCTATGCAGTTGCCGATGCTTTATCCGCTTCAAGTAATTCAGCTATCAATCAGATTCCGATTTATCTTTCAAAGACTGCTTCTCTGCCAGTGAATCTGCCGAGCAACATTAAAGAGGTGACTATTTACGGCGGGACAGGTGTAGTCGGTACTCAGGTTGAAGACCTACTAAGAAAACAAGGGAAGAAAGTGACGAGAATTGCTGGTGACGATCGCTACCTGACGAATATTGCAGCTGCTGATCCTACATTGGCAGACAACGTAATCATTGTTCGCGGAACAAGCACTAGCAAAACTTCAGAGCAGTACCCTGATGCAGTTGCCGGTGCCGGGCTGTCGCACAAGCTTGGAGCGAATATCATTCTTTCCCATCCTACTTCTGTTAAGCCAGATGTTCAGGAATATTTCATGAATAACCGTTATTTGGGGTATTTCATCCTTGGAGGTGAAGGTGCTGTTTCTTCTGAAACAGTTATGGATTTAACTTTCCATCCTGATGCAAAAGTTCTCAGAACATTTGACCATAATATCATTGCTTCAGTAATGGACCCAAACAGACCTGTATTGTATTCTTTAAGCGATGATGATAATAGCATTCGTTCCTACAACTTAACAACTGGTGAAGAAAAGGCAATCCCGTTGAATGCTGCACCAGAACAATTGTATGTAGAAAACAATAAAATTTATGTATCGATTGTTCACGGACCGCATGATTCCGATAATTTTGGTGAACAGTCTGGAGAAATTGCCATTATTAATGCCGAACAATTCAAGCTCGAAAAGACATTTGAAATCGCTTTAGATCCTTATGATCTGGTTGTTGATAAACATGGCTTCATCTATGTATCTAGCGGCTCAGCCCAGTGGACAGAAATCAAGAGTTATTCTTCAGTAACAGGAGAAGAAATTTCATCAAAAAGCATTAGACAGCAAAGCTTCCTGGAAATGAACCCTAACCAAACAAAAGTTTACGCGATCAACACCGATGTTTCTCCAAGAGATATTTCTGAATATTATATCTCCAATGGGATGATTACCGGATCAAAAGATTCACCTTACCATGGCGATTATGATTTAGGAAGCTTTAATGACTTCTCAGACATTAAAGCCTCACCAGATGGAAAATATCTTTTCAATAACTATAGCCATGTTTTTAAAGGGAACTTGGAGTACTCTGCCGAACTAGAAGTCCCTTATAACGATATTGCCTTTGATCTTGGACAAAATCGCTTCTATACAGGAATTGGCGGGTATGTTTTCCGACACACCTACTCTGATTTCCTTGTAGACAAGTATTACTTAGCGAATGGCGAAGTTCTTTACATGTACCAGAAGGATGGACAAATTTATTTATTATCTGTTGTCAACGTAGGACTTCTGGAAAAGTTTGCTCTTGAAAAGATTGACTTAGCAAAGGGAACTGATTTGATTAGCGAACAACAATCATTCCAGTCCCTTTCCCAGAATACTTTGCTTGATAACCTTAAAGAGAAAAGTAATTTGAAGTAA
- a CDS encoding SGNH/GDSL hydrolase family protein — translation MFCYGGNFHWNDKTAVKVNGASVTTTAEKPAKKISEQNDLVTEEEKDLLSLTKNWPEAAETFKQAQQEGRAYKVLIAGSSALGDDPVGWAHRTKEGLIQAFGEENVVVDIIEFEITSLQFVEENNQEELAAAKADLILFEPFTLNDNTNGVGTENSLINIQTVLDHIEEADANTVVILNPPNPLYNARYYPLQVDALKEYSEENDIPYLNHWTAWPALDSPDMNDYLINGSPNDKGHEVWAQYILDYLVAKN, via the coding sequence TTGTTTTGCTATGGGGGGAACTTCCACTGGAACGATAAAACAGCAGTCAAGGTTAACGGTGCCAGTGTAACGACGACTGCGGAGAAGCCTGCTAAAAAAATATCAGAACAAAACGACCTGGTAACAGAAGAGGAAAAAGATTTGCTTTCACTTACAAAGAATTGGCCTGAAGCTGCAGAGACTTTCAAACAGGCACAGCAAGAAGGGCGCGCTTATAAGGTGTTAATTGCCGGTTCATCCGCATTGGGAGACGATCCTGTCGGCTGGGCGCACCGGACTAAAGAAGGCTTGATTCAGGCGTTCGGGGAAGAAAATGTGGTTGTCGATATAATAGAATTTGAAATAACATCTTTACAGTTTGTTGAGGAAAACAATCAGGAAGAACTAGCAGCTGCAAAAGCTGACCTGATTCTTTTTGAACCATTTACATTAAATGATAATACGAATGGAGTCGGCACAGAAAATTCACTCATCAATATCCAGACTGTCTTAGATCATATAGAAGAAGCAGATGCCAATACAGTTGTCATTTTAAATCCTCCTAACCCTTTATATAATGCTAGATATTACCCACTTCAGGTTGATGCATTAAAGGAATATTCAGAGGAAAATGACATTCCTTACCTGAATCACTGGACAGCATGGCCTGCACTCGATTCACCAGATATGAATGACTACTTGATCAATGGTTCGCCAAATGATAAAGGTCATGAAGTCTGGGCTCAGTATATACTGGATTATTTGGTTGCCAAAAATTAA
- a CDS encoding YveK family protein: protein MEETISLKELMQTLRKRLNLILVVTLIAVLISGIISFFFLTPIYQASTQLLVNQTKSDQAAYSVGEVQTNLQLINTYNVIIKSPAILELVSKELDLNMTSGELVGKINVQSEQNSQVVNITVQDPDAKKAADIANKTAEVFQREIVDLMKVDNVSILAKAAIVENQSPIKPKPLLNIAIALVVGLMAGVGLAFLMEYLDNTIKTEQDVEKVLGMPVLGVIATISDTKERVSRQESKSRIRGESHGA, encoded by the coding sequence ATGGAAGAGACAATCAGCTTAAAGGAATTAATGCAGACGTTAAGGAAAAGGTTGAATTTGATTTTAGTAGTTACATTGATTGCAGTACTGATCAGCGGGATCATCAGTTTCTTTTTCCTTACACCTATATATCAGGCTTCTACACAGCTATTAGTAAACCAGACAAAAAGTGACCAGGCTGCGTATAGTGTCGGCGAGGTACAGACGAATCTGCAGTTAATCAATACGTATAACGTCATTATTAAAAGTCCAGCTATATTGGAATTGGTAAGCAAAGAGTTGGATTTAAATATGACTTCGGGTGAACTAGTAGGGAAAATCAACGTTCAAAGTGAGCAAAATTCCCAAGTTGTCAATATTACCGTTCAAGATCCAGATGCTAAAAAGGCTGCGGATATTGCGAATAAAACGGCGGAAGTATTCCAAAGAGAAATCGTCGATCTTATGAAAGTAGATAATGTTAGTATTCTTGCAAAAGCAGCAATTGTTGAAAATCAATCCCCAATCAAGCCAAAACCGCTTCTTAATATTGCAATCGCATTAGTAGTAGGTTTGATGGCGGGCGTTGGTTTAGCCTTCTTAATGGAATACCTTGATAATACGATAAAGACCGAACAAGATGTGGAAAAAGTTCTTGGAATGCCGGTCCTTGGAGTTATCGCAACGATTAGTGACACAAAGGAAAGAGTCAGCCGCCAGGAAAGCAAGAGCAGGATAAGAGGTGAGTCGCATGGCGCTTAA
- a CDS encoding CpsD/CapB family tyrosine-protein kinase, with product MALNKKTTKKKLMDNKRKLITKLDPKSPISEQYRTIRTNIHFSSIDDKITTLMVTSTGPGEGKSTTAANLAVTFAQQGKQVLIVDADMRKPTVHYTFNQTNSVGLTSVLTNQTPLLDAVKLTDVANLMVLSSGPIPPNPSELLSSRAMKQFLEDASKNFSMILFDTPPVLAVTDAQVLANQCDGTILVVSSGKTEQDQAIKAKELLTAAKGKLLGVVLNNKKMDGNEQYYYYGTN from the coding sequence ATGGCGCTTAATAAAAAAACGACAAAGAAAAAGCTAATGGACAATAAAAGAAAGCTGATTACTAAGCTGGATCCGAAATCACCTATTTCTGAACAGTATAGGACAATCAGGACAAATATCCACTTTTCTTCAATTGATGATAAAATCACTACGCTTATGGTAACGTCAACAGGTCCAGGGGAAGGGAAGTCGACAACAGCTGCAAACCTTGCCGTAACTTTTGCGCAACAGGGGAAACAAGTGCTGATTGTTGATGCCGATATGAGGAAGCCAACTGTTCATTACACATTTAATCAAACAAATTCTGTGGGATTGACCAGTGTTTTGACAAATCAGACCCCTTTGCTGGATGCCGTGAAACTTACGGATGTTGCAAATCTTATGGTGCTTTCAAGCGGTCCAATTCCTCCAAACCCATCTGAGCTGTTGTCATCACGTGCGATGAAGCAGTTCCTTGAAGACGCATCAAAAAATTTCTCTATGATCCTGTTCGATACTCCTCCAGTCCTTGCTGTTACTGATGCTCAAGTTCTTGCGAACCAATGTGATGGTACGATACTAGTTGTAAGTTCTGGAAAAACAGAACAAGACCAGGCGATTAAGGCAAAAGAACTATTAACTGCGGCTAAGGGCAAACTGCTTGGTGTAGTACTCAACAATAAGAAAATGGACGGAAACGAACAATATTACTACTACGGGACGAATTGA
- a CDS encoding tyrosine-protein phosphatase, with translation MIDIHCHILPGIDDGSQSMEDTIKMARSAVDEGIHTIIATPHHKNSKYDNPKELIIPKVDKVNQVLASEGINLKILPGQEVRLYGELVEGIESNEILNLNHTQYLFIEFPSNHVPRYAETLLFDLQLKEITPIIVHPERNQEIIERPEVLYNLVKKGALTQVTASSVSGHFGKKIRNFSFQLIEANLTHFIASDAHNVGSRGFKMAEAMDIIQSKYGIDLVYFFQENAELLVQGNHVYQDTPEPIKKKKFLGIF, from the coding sequence ATGATTGACATACATTGTCACATTTTGCCGGGGATTGACGATGGTTCCCAGAGCATGGAAGATACTATAAAAATGGCGCGTTCAGCTGTCGATGAAGGCATTCACACAATCATCGCCACTCCTCACCATAAAAATAGCAAGTATGATAACCCAAAAGAGTTGATTATTCCTAAAGTTGATAAAGTGAATCAGGTATTGGCAAGTGAAGGGATTAACCTGAAGATTCTTCCTGGGCAGGAAGTAAGGCTGTACGGTGAATTGGTAGAGGGGATAGAAAGTAACGAGATATTAAACTTAAACCATACTCAATATTTATTTATCGAGTTTCCTTCGAACCATGTACCAAGATACGCAGAAACGCTGCTGTTCGACCTGCAGTTGAAAGAAATCACACCGATTATTGTCCATCCTGAAAGAAACCAGGAAATCATTGAACGACCTGAGGTTTTATACAACCTTGTTAAAAAAGGTGCCCTGACACAAGTGACAGCTTCAAGCGTTAGCGGGCATTTTGGCAAGAAGATACGTAATTTCTCATTTCAATTAATAGAAGCCAATCTGACTCACTTTATTGCTTCAGATGCTCATAATGTAGGAAGCAGAGGCTTCAAGATGGCAGAAGCAATGGATATCATTCAATCTAAATACGGGATCGACCTAGTCTACTTCTTTCAAGAAAACGCTGAATTATTGGTTCAAGGTAATCATGTCTATCAGGACACTCCAGAACCAATTAAAAAGAAAAAGTTCCTCGGAATCTTTTAA
- a CDS encoding polysaccharide biosynthesis protein, with product MSYHKRLLALAGLDSLIVLSAIYLSYIPLHPSLETFSYENLFLSGIVLVSSYHLFASLMQLYNKAWEYASIGELVSIFRAVTLAVLTVALFQFAVGLPTYGRALFSVWSLLLLMIGGSRFVWRIYRDRYIKPDHDTKRVLIVGAGQAGSLLARQLKNNPELGMVTIAFIDDDLRKYKLHILGVPVAGTSQDIVVTVEKYKIDKIVIAIPSLKREELNRIFEECAKTNIKTQIMPKIEDVMLGKVSVSQFRDVEVEDLLGREPIKLDIEGISEYVTGKTVLVTGAGGSIGSEICRQICRFNPKKLVLVGHGENSIYTIDMELRNQYGKVIEIIPVIGDVQDRDRMFEVMEEHQPNVVYHAAAHKHVPLMEYNPREAVKNNVFGTKNVAEAADTFNVETFVLVSTDKAVNPTNVMGSTKRIAEMIIQQLDQHSKTKFVAVRFGNVLGSRGSVIPLFKKQIQAGGPVTVTHPDMTRYFMTIPEASRLVIQAGSLARGGEIFVLDMGEPVRITDLTKNLIRLSGYTIEEIGIKYSGLRPGEKMFEELLNEKEIHPEPIFPKIFIGKAVLDQGEEVTYLLERFENFTSPELKEYVINLANRKKNMRLLLAK from the coding sequence ATGAGCTATCATAAACGATTGCTAGCTTTAGCCGGTCTTGACTCGTTGATTGTGTTATCAGCAATTTACCTAAGTTACATACCACTTCATCCATCACTTGAAACCTTCAGCTACGAGAATCTTTTTTTAAGTGGGATTGTCCTGGTCAGCAGCTATCATTTATTCGCTTCACTCATGCAGCTATATAATAAAGCATGGGAGTATGCCAGTATCGGTGAACTGGTGAGCATTTTTCGGGCCGTGACTCTTGCGGTCCTGACAGTGGCTTTGTTTCAATTCGCAGTTGGACTGCCAACATATGGACGGGCACTATTTAGTGTGTGGTCACTTCTGTTGTTGATGATTGGCGGCTCACGCTTTGTATGGAGGATATATAGAGACAGATATATCAAGCCTGACCATGATACGAAACGAGTATTAATAGTCGGTGCTGGACAAGCTGGATCATTGCTGGCAAGGCAATTAAAGAACAACCCGGAGCTGGGGATGGTAACAATAGCTTTTATCGATGATGACCTGCGGAAATACAAGCTGCATATTTTGGGCGTTCCAGTAGCAGGAACATCCCAGGACATTGTAGTCACTGTAGAAAAATATAAAATTGATAAAATCGTCATTGCTATTCCATCTTTAAAAAGAGAGGAACTTAATCGTATCTTTGAAGAATGTGCGAAAACAAATATTAAGACACAGATCATGCCGAAGATCGAAGACGTCATGCTTGGAAAGGTATCCGTCAGCCAGTTCCGCGATGTGGAAGTAGAGGACCTACTTGGGCGTGAACCTATCAAGTTAGATATTGAAGGGATCTCGGAATATGTTACTGGTAAAACAGTTTTAGTGACGGGAGCTGGTGGATCGATAGGTTCAGAAATCTGTCGCCAAATCTGCCGCTTTAACCCTAAAAAGCTAGTGCTTGTAGGACATGGAGAGAACAGTATCTATACCATTGATATGGAACTGAGAAATCAATATGGAAAAGTGATCGAGATTATTCCCGTGATTGGAGATGTCCAGGACCGCGACCGAATGTTCGAGGTAATGGAAGAACATCAACCGAATGTGGTCTATCATGCTGCTGCTCATAAGCATGTGCCATTGATGGAGTACAACCCTAGAGAAGCAGTAAAGAATAATGTATTTGGAACGAAAAACGTCGCTGAAGCAGCAGACACCTTTAATGTTGAAACGTTTGTACTAGTATCGACAGACAAAGCGGTCAATCCAACGAACGTAATGGGGTCAACGAAGCGAATAGCTGAGATGATTATTCAGCAATTAGATCAGCATAGCAAGACGAAATTTGTAGCCGTACGGTTCGGGAATGTACTTGGCAGCCGTGGAAGTGTCATCCCATTATTTAAAAAGCAAATCCAGGCTGGTGGTCCGGTTACGGTTACGCATCCTGATATGACAAGATACTTTATGACAATCCCTGAAGCATCACGACTCGTCATCCAGGCAGGGTCACTTGCCCGCGGCGGGGAGATATTTGTTCTTGATATGGGCGAGCCTGTGAGAATCACAGACCTGACCAAAAATCTGATTAGATTGTCAGGGTATACAATAGAAGAAATAGGAATCAAGTACTCAGGATTGAGACCTGGGGAGAAGATGTTTGAAGAGTTGTTGAATGAAAAAGAGATTCATCCAGAGCCTATTTTCCCAAAAATTTTTATAGGAAAGGCCGTTTTGGATCAGGGAGAAGAAGTCACATATTTACTGGAACGGTTTGAGAACTTTACTTCACCAGAGTTAAAAGAGTATGTCATTAATTTGGCTAATCGTAAAAAGAATATGAGATTATTATTAGCAAAGTAA
- a CDS encoding DegT/DnrJ/EryC1/StrS family aminotransferase, translated as MTKTQERSISFSPPDISQEEIEEVIKSLKSGWITTGPKTKEFESKIAEYIGVNRAVCLNSATAAMELTLRILGIGPGDEVITSAYTYTASASIIEHVGAKIVLVDTAHNSYEMDYAKLSEAITEKTKAIIPVDIAGKICDYDKIHEIVESKKSLFQANNALQWTFNRVIIMADAAHAFGASRNGQKCGQIADFTCFSFHAVKNLTTAEGGAVVWRNDLGLDDDWIYKQYMLYSLHGQSKDALAKTQIGAWEYDIVYPAYKCNMTDIMSSIGLVQLKRYDTFVNRRKEIIEKYDNGLLPIGIESLPHFGDNYASSGHLYFTRIPGIEEPERNEIIKRLAKVGIASNVHYKPLPLFTAYKNLGFDISNYPNAYNMYKNEITLPLHTLLVDEDVEYIIKNYKKIITEVYK; from the coding sequence ATGACCAAAACTCAAGAAAGAAGCATCTCATTTTCACCTCCAGATATATCTCAAGAAGAAATAGAAGAAGTTATAAAATCATTAAAATCTGGCTGGATAACTACAGGGCCTAAAACAAAAGAATTTGAAAGTAAAATAGCTGAATACATTGGGGTTAATAGAGCCGTCTGCCTTAATTCAGCAACTGCAGCAATGGAGTTAACTCTCAGAATATTAGGGATTGGCCCTGGTGATGAGGTAATAACATCTGCTTATACCTACACAGCATCGGCTTCTATTATTGAGCATGTTGGAGCGAAAATAGTACTTGTTGACACTGCTCACAATTCATATGAAATGGATTATGCAAAGTTGTCAGAGGCTATTACAGAGAAGACTAAAGCAATTATTCCTGTTGATATTGCAGGTAAAATCTGTGATTACGATAAAATACATGAGATAGTAGAGAGCAAAAAGTCGCTTTTTCAAGCTAATAATGCGTTGCAATGGACATTTAACCGAGTAATTATTATGGCAGATGCGGCACATGCATTTGGTGCTAGTAGAAATGGGCAGAAATGCGGACAAATAGCTGATTTTACATGCTTTTCATTCCACGCTGTGAAAAATTTAACTACTGCTGAAGGTGGGGCAGTTGTTTGGAGAAATGATTTAGGATTAGATGATGACTGGATTTATAAACAGTATATGTTGTACAGTCTCCACGGTCAGTCTAAGGACGCATTAGCCAAGACACAAATAGGTGCATGGGAATACGACATTGTATATCCAGCGTATAAGTGTAATATGACTGATATTATGTCCTCTATTGGGTTAGTGCAGTTAAAAAGATATGATACATTTGTTAACCGCCGAAAAGAGATTATAGAGAAATATGATAATGGTTTACTACCTATAGGCATTGAGAGCTTACCACATTTTGGTGATAATTATGCTTCTTCTGGTCACCTTTATTTTACTAGAATACCAGGAATAGAGGAACCAGAAAGAAATGAAATCATTAAAAGATTGGCTAAGGTGGGTATAGCAAGTAATGTACATTATAAGCCTTTGCCTTTGTTTACCGCTTATAAGAATTTAGGCTTCGACATTTCTAATTATCCAAATGCCTATAATATGTATAAAAATGAGATAACACTTCCATTGCATACTCTCTTGGTTGATGAGGATGTAGAATATATCATTAAAAATTATAAAAAAATAATTACAGAAGTATACAAGTAG
- a CDS encoding sugar transferase — translation MYNSIFKRVIDLFFAFLVLPFWFILLCGIAPLIYLQDKGPIFYNSPRLGKDGKIFKMYKFRSMKVNAPDIRNEDGSTFNAESDPRLTNIGRLIRKTSIDETPQLLNIIKGDMSFIGPRPDLPEHKEFYKGTEERKLEVRPGVTGYNQAYFRNTIPWKERIQNDIYYIDNQSFYLDFKIIFKTIESVLKQEDVYINSHTTEEK, via the coding sequence ATGTATAATAGTATCTTTAAAAGAGTAATTGATTTATTTTTTGCATTTTTAGTCTTGCCATTTTGGTTTATCTTACTATGTGGTATAGCGCCGCTAATCTATCTTCAAGATAAAGGGCCAATCTTTTATAACTCCCCAAGGTTAGGCAAAGATGGAAAGATATTTAAGATGTATAAGTTTCGGTCGATGAAAGTGAATGCACCTGATATTAGGAATGAAGATGGATCAACTTTTAATGCTGAAAGTGACCCTCGTTTGACTAATATAGGAAGATTAATCCGTAAAACTAGTATAGATGAGACACCACAATTACTAAATATTATAAAAGGCGATATGAGTTTTATTGGACCCAGACCAGATTTGCCAGAACATAAGGAGTTTTATAAAGGAACAGAGGAAAGAAAGTTAGAGGTTCGACCAGGTGTAACAGGATATAACCAAGCGTATTTTCGCAATACGATACCTTGGAAAGAAAGAATTCAGAATGATATTTACTATATTGATAATCAATCTTTTTATTTAGATTTTAAAATTATATTTAAGACAATTGAATCTGTATTAAAACAAGAAGATGTATATATAAATAGTCATACAACTGAAGAAAAATAG
- a CDS encoding GNAT family N-acetyltransferase produces MTVNNIKIKEAFDFNVLKWDTEFFGVKSGKAVLNKELTTTEWNELLSKCKNYQFISIVNLFSEPKNAQTIGLNTSAFLADTNIQFEKKVNGPKNIPGNVTIHQSLPRDERILEMANFEYSKFIEDEKLAKRGGSQVYYEWISNSFNNPEKYFALYRSENNYLNGFVLFSFNQNECVIELIAVSNTNKSKGIGTALFSTVEFEAERRGINVIQVGTQIRNLEAINFYHKVGCQQIGCHQVYHLWKEKS; encoded by the coding sequence ATGACAGTAAATAATATTAAAATTAAAGAAGCTTTCGATTTTAATGTTCTAAAGTGGGATACAGAATTCTTTGGTGTGAAAAGTGGTAAAGCAGTATTAAACAAAGAACTTACTACAACTGAATGGAATGAACTCTTATCTAAATGTAAAAACTATCAGTTTATTTCTATTGTTAACTTGTTTTCTGAACCTAAAAATGCGCAGACAATAGGGTTAAATACGTCAGCTTTTTTAGCGGATACTAATATACAATTCGAGAAAAAAGTAAATGGACCAAAAAATATACCGGGTAATGTTACGATTCATCAATCGTTACCACGAGATGAGCGAATCCTAGAAATGGCTAATTTTGAGTATTCAAAGTTTATTGAAGATGAAAAGTTAGCTAAAAGAGGTGGTTCACAGGTTTACTATGAATGGATAAGTAATTCTTTCAATAATCCTGAAAAGTACTTTGCATTGTATAGAAGTGAAAACAATTATCTTAATGGATTTGTTTTGTTTTCTTTTAATCAAAATGAGTGTGTCATAGAACTTATAGCTGTATCAAATACAAATAAAAGTAAAGGAATAGGTACAGCTTTATTTAGTACAGTAGAATTTGAAGCAGAGCGACGAGGAATAAACGTAATTCAGGTTGGAACGCAAATAAGGAATTTAGAGGCTATAAATTTTTATCATAAAGTTGGTTGTCAACAGATTGGGTGTCATCAGGTTTACCATCTATGGAAGGAAAAGAGTTAA
- a CDS encoding glycosyltransferase family 4 protein translates to MEGKELMKRIIVINHYGVTPNMPGPSKNYEMAKFFAGKYNCNSEFWICGYSHYIGKMDKSIGKFNLQAREQIDDFSVIRIKSTPYKKNPFLRQLNITVFDLISSVKILFSKDIDYIVITIPPVTIFSVLAAKLRRIKLIADVEDLWLLFLEDMGMRNKLAIKYMNFSADYLYKSADGIAAVSKGMLNFVKQKVNKKPLWISPLGVNTKDYFNKTPDYSLIESKEWKDDFKIMYLGVHGKANDLYSVLNTISSFNKNFKNKLTKKVSFVFIGDGEEKANLINLAKQLDLGNVYFEDPVPGKLVPDFLIHADICLTNLMKIESFKLVRPNKLFQYMALGKPIISGIWGEFQEIIEEVGSGSYIDFTKYDEASHMIYELCSDAELLETMGTKGIEYIKHYGDREKIFSNFYNHLIEDVK, encoded by the coding sequence ATGGAAGGAAAAGAGTTAATGAAGAGGATTATTGTTATTAATCATTATGGGGTAACTCCTAACATGCCAGGACCATCGAAAAACTATGAAATGGCTAAATTTTTTGCTGGTAAATATAATTGTAATTCAGAGTTTTGGATATGTGGTTATAGTCACTACATTGGTAAGATGGATAAAAGCATAGGGAAGTTTAATCTGCAAGCCAGAGAACAAATTGATGATTTTTCTGTTATTAGAATAAAAAGTACCCCATATAAAAAAAACCCCTTCTTAAGGCAGTTAAATATCACCGTTTTCGATCTAATATCTTCAGTTAAGATATTGTTCTCAAAGGATATTGATTACATTGTAATAACGATTCCCCCTGTAACTATATTTAGTGTTTTAGCTGCAAAATTAAGAAGGATCAAATTAATTGCAGACGTAGAAGACTTATGGCTGTTATTTTTAGAAGATATGGGTATGAGAAACAAACTAGCAATAAAATATATGAATTTCTCTGCTGATTATCTTTATAAGTCGGCTGATGGCATAGCGGCTGTTTCTAAAGGGATGCTCAATTTTGTCAAACAAAAAGTAAACAAAAAACCTCTATGGATTTCTCCACTAGGAGTAAACACTAAAGATTATTTTAATAAAACACCGGATTATTCATTAATAGAGAGTAAAGAATGGAAAGATGATTTTAAAATAATGTATTTGGGAGTTCACGGAAAAGCCAATGATCTTTATTCGGTTTTGAATACAATTAGTTCATTTAATAAGAACTTCAAAAATAAGTTAACAAAAAAGGTTTCCTTCGTATTTATAGGAGATGGAGAAGAAAAGGCAAATTTAATCAACTTGGCAAAACAATTGGATTTAGGAAATGTATACTTCGAGGATCCAGTTCCTGGTAAGCTTGTTCCAGATTTTCTAATTCATGCTGATATATGCTTAACAAATTTGATGAAAATTGAAAGTTTCAAGCTTGTAAGGCCAAATAAGTTATTTCAATATATGGCTCTAGGAAAACCGATAATTTCAGGTATTTGGGGAGAATTTCAAGAAATTATAGAAGAGGTAGGATCGGGTAGTTATATCGATTTTACCAAATATGACGAGGCAAGTCATATGATATACGAACTATGCTCAGATGCAGAGTTACTAGAAACTATGGGCACCAAAGGAATAGAATATATTAAACATTATGGAGATAGAGAAAAGATATTCTCCAATTTCTATAATCATTTAATTGAAGATGTAAAATAG